One Helianthus annuus cultivar XRQ/B chromosome 12, HanXRQr2.0-SUNRISE, whole genome shotgun sequence genomic region harbors:
- the LOC110894718 gene encoding uncharacterized protein LOC110894718, with protein sequence MEVEDDWELPGEEEVEVGHTLLDFPNTWPKRELVGRTTFTWGFKKKRSILLDMKSESLSQPEKSPSTPLSFLPLPSGGDHNNRKPPLAPTKVFKRKATDDLMEVYNRLQQEKETLVKQLKAMKTLHQDLTYENLELKAKGQKIKYPRNMEDYHIWNSSMKTVGQQITMFAPARTLR encoded by the exons ATGGAAGTAGAGGATGACTGGGAACTTccgggggaggaggaggttgaagtCGGTCATACTTTACTGGATTTTCCCAACACCTGGCCCAAACGCGAGTTGGTTGGTCGCACCACTTTCACGTGGGGTTTCAAGAAGAAACGATCAATACTGTTGGATATGAAATCGGAATCGTTAAGTCAACCAGAGAAAAGCCCCTCAACTCCGCTTTCTTTCTTACCCTTACCAAGTGGTGGTGATCATAATAATCGTAAACCACCCTTGGCTCCTACTAAAGTTTTCAAGAGAAAG GCAACAGATGATTTAATGGAGGTATACAATAGATTGCAGCAAGAAAAAGAGACTCTCGTGAAG CAACTAAAAGCTATGAAAACCCTACATCAAGATCTTACTTATGAAAATCTGGAACTAAAAGCAAAAGGACAAAAG ATAAAATATCCAAGAAACATGGAAGATTACCATATCTGGAACAGTTCTATGAAAACAGTTGGTCAACAAATTACCATGTTTGCCCCTGCAAGAACTCTCCGTTGA